Sequence from the Thermomonas sp. HDW16 genome:
GTTGAAGCGAAACCTGCTGAGCATGGCGCTGGCCTCGGCGACGATGATGTTGACCGCGCAAGTGCATGCGCAGTCCGCGCAGCCCGCGGGCCAGACCGAAGATGATGCTGCGGCTGCCAAGAAGAAGGCGGAGGATGCGAAGACCCTCGACAAGGTCACCGTGACCGGTATTCGTGGCGGCATCGAGCGCGCGATCGACATCAAGAAGGATGCGACCTCGATCGTCGAAGCCATCTCCGCCGAAGACATCGGCAAGCTGCCGGATGTCAGCATCGCCGAGTCGATTGCGCGCCTGCCCGGCATCGCCGCGCAACGCGTGGCCGGTCGTGCGCAGGTGATCAGCGTGCGTGGCCTGTCGCCTGATTTCGCCACCACCACCCTCAACGGTCGCGAATTGGTCAGTACCGGCGACAACCGCAGCGTCGAGTTCGACCAGTACCCGTCCGAACTGATGGCCGGCGTGACCATCTACAAGACCCCGGACGCGGCGCTGGTCGGCCAAGGCCTGTCCGGCACCATGGACATGCGCACCGTGCGTCCCCTGAACTACGACGAGACCGTGGTCGCGATCAGCGGGCGTTGGCAGCGCAGTTCGTTGGGCGACGCCGCGAATGCGGATGCCGATGGCAATCGCTTCAACGCGGCCATGATCACCCAGTCGGCGGACCGGAAGGTCGGCTTCTCGATCGGTTACTCGCATTCGGATACCCCGGTCCAGGAAAACCAGGTCGGCCTGTACGAACCGTGGCAGGCGATTGGCGACAACTGGCGGCCTGGCGTGCCTGCGGGTACCTACTATTCGGACGGTATCAAGGCGCTGCGTCGCACCGGCTACACCAAGCGCGACGGCGTGATGGCGACCCTTGAGTTCCGGCCTTCGGATGCCTGGATCAGCACCCTCGATTTGTTCTACACGAAGTCCAAGCAAGAGAACACCGCGAATCAGTTCGAGGTGCATATCGGCGACTACAACGGCAACTACGGGCGCCTGGATGTCGACAACCCCGTCATCAACGCGAACGGAACCTTCACGGGCGGCACCGCGAACAATGTGTATCCGCTGGTCCGCGGCATGTACAACGACCGCAAGGACACCATCAATGCGGTGGGTTGGAGCAACGAGTTCTTCGTCGGTCGCGCCAAGCTGGTCGCCGACATCAGCTGGTCGCGCGCCAAGCGCGATGAACTTAACCTGGAGAACAACCTGCAGTTGACGCCGGCGCCGCAACTGGATTCGGTGGTGCTGGACTTCGCGAACGGCGACTTCCCGCAGCTCAACCCGGGACGCGATTATTCCGACCCCAACAGCTTGTACCTGCGCGGCACGATCTACGGCTCGGGCTACGGCAAGGTGCCCAAGGTCGTCGACGAACTCGGCAGCATCCGGCTGACCGCCAACCTTCCTGCGCCGGAAGCGGCGAGCAACCTGTTCGCGGACATCGACTTCGGCATCAACTATGCCGATCGCGAGAAGCAGAAGTGGCAGCCCGAAGGCAATATCAATGTCGGTTCGCAGGGCGATACCACCATTGCCTCCGAGCTGCAGTACGGGCTGGTGGATCTCGGCTTCGCGGGCGTTGGCTTGATTCCCTCCTGGGACGTGCCGGGCGCAGTGGCGCGCTACATGACCTTCAACCCGACCGACGACACTGCCGCCTACCTGATCCCCAAGGCATGGACCGTCAACGAGGAGATCACCACCGGTTTCATCCGCGGCAACATCGATACCACGTGGGGTTCCATCCCCGTGCGCGGCAATATCGGCCTGCAGGTGCAGCGCACCGACCAG
This genomic interval carries:
- a CDS encoding TonB-dependent receptor, translated to MVQLKRNLLSMALASATMMLTAQVHAQSAQPAGQTEDDAAAAKKKAEDAKTLDKVTVTGIRGGIERAIDIKKDATSIVEAISAEDIGKLPDVSIAESIARLPGIAAQRVAGRAQVISVRGLSPDFATTTLNGRELVSTGDNRSVEFDQYPSELMAGVTIYKTPDAALVGQGLSGTMDMRTVRPLNYDETVVAISGRWQRSSLGDAANADADGNRFNAAMITQSADRKVGFSIGYSHSDTPVQENQVGLYEPWQAIGDNWRPGVPAGTYYSDGIKALRRTGYTKRDGVMATLEFRPSDAWISTLDLFYTKSKQENTANQFEVHIGDYNGNYGRLDVDNPVINANGTFTGGTANNVYPLVRGMYNDRKDTINAVGWSNEFFVGRAKLVADISWSRAKRDELNLENNLQLTPAPQLDSVVLDFANGDFPQLNPGRDYSDPNSLYLRGTIYGSGYGKVPKVVDELGSIRLTANLPAPEAASNLFADIDFGINYADREKQKWQPEGNINVGSQGDTTIASELQYGLVDLGFAGVGLIPSWDVPGAVARYMTFNPTDDTAAYLIPKAWTVNEEITTGFIRGNIDTTWGSIPVRGNIGLQVQRTDQSSDSRVWDSSQPAGQEIRPFSNGKTYTDVLPSLNLAFSLANDQTLRVALARQVARARVDQLRSSVEFGVDTATGKPGAGGGNPLLDPWRANAFDISWEKYFGSKAYVAAAYYYKDLRSYIFTQTRDGYDFTDLLQGWVPPAGMTVPVQTTGTMSAPFNGKGGTLQGIELTASLPLDLVFGQAFNGFGIVASASFNDSDITILAPENSSSVGNAPISLPGLSDRVYNFTAYYERNGFEVRVNNRRRSDFIGEIGNFDGARTLRYVVGENITDAQASYTFGENSSLKGLSLLLQASNLGNEDYRTYAGSKDRPLETIEWGRTLLFGVNYKF